One Anastrepha obliqua isolate idAnaObli1 chromosome 6, idAnaObli1_1.0, whole genome shotgun sequence DNA window includes the following coding sequences:
- the LOC129250209 gene encoding uncharacterized protein LOC129250209, translating to MDAEPNAPMPAFNGAGWFSGVKIIKCKDDPTLTWPKEAVKTLHGLWEGASLEIVDRSCIPSIPKGKVFIPRAVKPEYALRLLQGQNTDVPTDDWKVLSMAKPATADSGQDYIIQINKPAEYLLYARFGKMAWGVGSVHLRLKKRNPTDDNHNTLAAGEVE from the coding sequence ATGGACGCAGAGCCAAACGCACCCATGCCAGCATTCAACGGAGCAGGGTGGTTCAGCGGCGTCAAAATCATAAAATGCAAGGATGACCCCACGCTCACATGGCCAAAGGAAGCGGTAAAAACGCTTCACGGCCTGTGGGAGGGGGCATCACTGGAAATTGTTGATCGCAGCTGCATTCCCTCAATACCGAAGGGAAAGGTTTTCATTCCGCGAGCTGTAAAACCGGAATATGCGCTGCGACTACTACAAGGACAAAACACGGACGTGCCGACAGACGATTGGAAAGTGTTGAGCATGGCAAAACCAGCAACTGCTGATAGTGGCCAAGACTACATTATCCAAATCAACAAGCCGGCAGAGTATCTGCTTTACGCGCGATTCGGGAAGATGGCTTGgggagttggtagcgtgcacctacGCCTCAAAAAGCGCAACCCGACAGATGACAACCACAACACGCTCGCTGCGGGGGAGGTGGAATAG